Proteins encoded by one window of Mustela erminea isolate mMusErm1 chromosome 5, mMusErm1.Pri, whole genome shotgun sequence:
- the FOS gene encoding proto-oncogene c-Fos, protein MMFSGFNADYEASSSRCSSASPAGDNLSYYHSPADSFSSMGSPVNAQDFCTDLAVSSANFIPTVTAISTSPDLQWLVQPTLVSSVAPSQTRAPHPYGVPTPSAGAYSRAGVVKTMTGGRAQSIGRRGKVEQLSPEEEEKRRIRRERNKMAAAKCRNRRRELTDTLQAETDQLEDEKSALQTEIANLLKEKEKLEFILAAHRPACKIPDDLGFPEEMSVASLDLSGGLPEAATPESDEAFTLPLLNDPEPKPSVEPVKSISSVELKAEPFDDFLFPASSRPSGSETTARSVPDMDLSGSFYAADWEPLHGGSLGMGPMATELEPLCTPVVTCTPSCTTYTSSFVFTYPDADSFPSCAAAHRKGSSSNEPSSDSLSSPTLLAL, encoded by the exons ATGATGTTCTCTGGCTTCAACGCCGACTACGAGGCGTCCTCCTCCCGCTGCAGCAGCGCCTCCCCGGCCGGGGACAACCTCTCCTACTACCACTCACCGGCCGACTCCTTCTCCAGCATGGGCTCGCCCGTCAATGCGCAG GACTTCTGCACGGATCTGGCGGTCTCCAGTGCCAACTTTATCCCGACGGTGACTGCCATCTCCACCAGCCCGGACCTGCAGTGGCTGGTGCAGCCCACCCTGGTCTCCTCCGTGGCCCCATCCCAGACCAGAGCCCCCCATCCCTATGGAGTCCCGACCCCCTCTGCTGGGGCTTACTCCAGGGCTGGAGTCGTGAAGACCATGACGGGAGGCAGAGCTCAGAGCATCGGCCGGAGGGGCAAGGTGGAACAG ttgtccccagaagaagaagagaaaaggagaatccGAAGGGAAAGGAATAAGATGGCCGCAGCCAAGTGCCGGAACCGAAGGAGGGAGCTGACGGACACACTCCAAGCG GAAACAGACCAACTGGAAGATGAAAAGTCTGCTTTGCAGACCGAGATTGCCAACCtgctgaaggagaaggagaagctagAGTTCATCCTGGCAGCTCACCGACCTGCCTGCAAGATCCCCGATGACCTGGGCTTCCCCGAAGAGATGTCTGTGGCTTCCCTTGATCTGAGCGGGGGCCTGCCCGAAGCTGCCACCCCCGAGTCGGATGAGGCCTTCACCCTGCCCCTCCTCAATGATCCCGAGCCAAAGCCCTCCGTTGAGCCAGTCAAGAGCATCAGTAGCGTGGAGCTCAAGGCCGAGCCCTTTGATGACTTCCTGTTCCCAGCATCATCCAGGCCCAGTGGTTCTGAGACCACTGCCCGCTCTGTGCCAGACATGGACCTGTCTGGTTCCTTCTATGCAGCAGACTGGGAGCCCCTGCACGGTGGCTCCCTGGGGATGGGGCCCATGGCCACAGAGCTGGAGCCCCTGTGCACCCCTGTGGTCACCTGTACTCCCAGCTGCACTACCTACACGTCTTCCTTCGTCTTCACCTACCCCGACGCTGACTCCTTCCCCAGCTGTGCGGCTGCTCACCGCAAGGGCAGCAGCAGCAACGAACCCTCCTCTGACTCGCTCAGCTCACCCACACTGCTGGCCCTGtga